GGAGTTGgtaagagggaggggaaggaaggagagcaaAATCTTTGGAAGGTGTTTCTTGTACCTGCGGATCCTGCTCTGAATCTCCTTAATCCTCCACTGTGAATTGGGATGGGGATGAGGGTGGGAGGGGTGCTGGGGAATAAATCTTGTATGAGAACATCTTTAAGAGACTGATGTTGAATGGTTTCTTATCCTTGATAGGCCTTCTTTCGTTAATCTGAACTGAGATGACATGAGCATAACTGGACTCTTGGCTGGCATCTAGCCTGCAGTTCCatcatttctaattctttctATCATCGCCTAAACGCGTGACGATAAGTACAGGTTTCAAAGACTTAATGAAATTTTGGGTAGCAGAAGGCTTGAAAAAGCACCGTGCCCCTCAGGCTTGTTTGAGCTGCAGGAACAGCTGCTCTTTGGCCTTCGGCTGACCTCAGAAACTAGAAATACTTATTTCAGGCTTTGTCCATTTGGCCACGGTGGGCAGGAGTGGAAAGCACCTGCCAGGTGTTGTCATAAGACCGCCACAAGGAAACTTCTACAAGCTTTGTGGCTTAAGAGCTGCTCCCAACCCTCCCTTCAACCACAGCAATGTGCTGAGCGCCCCCTGTGTGCGAAGCTCGGTATCGGGCAAATAGAGGCAGCGTTACTCCTTCCAGGGTGTTCCACGGTCTTCACAACCCACTCCTGCAGGCACCTCTTGTTCTTATCTTACAGAAGTTAAGGGTAACCGACGGGAAGCCTTGGGCTGTAGGACGGGGCACGTCCTTGGATAACTGGCCCTGTGACCTTAAGCAACTCGCTTGCCAAGCGGGAGTTGATGCTGGAGGTCTCTTCCCATTTGAACACTGCCCATTTAGGGTCTCGAGTGTTCGGTGGCTGCTGGAACTGGGTCCCTAAACTTTGGGGCATGATTCCCTGCCGCCCTGGTTCGGAGTGGAGCAAGGGAGAGATTCCAAGCACGCGCCCCGCTTCCCACGATGAGACCTGGACCCCAGCGGCCAGGGCCGCGCCGGAGCGCCGGGCCGGAGCGAACTACGGTGCCCGGGAGGGGCCGCTGCGCTCCTCGCGAAGCTTTCCCTCCGCCAATCACCGCCCGAGGCCCGCCCAGCCCGTGGCCGGAAGGAGCCGTTGCCCCGAGTAATTGCAACTTCCGGCTTTCTGAGTTTGGCGGCGGGAAAAACCATGAGTAAAGGCCGGGCGGAAGCCGCGGCGGGAGGTAACGGCTTTGCCCCCTGGAAGACCTGGGAGAGGGCGGGCAGGGGTCGGTTGAggggccccccaccccactgcctcttCTCTCTCCGTAGCCCCCGGGATCCTGCTGAAGTACCTGCAGGAGCAGAATCGGCCCTACAGCGCCCAGGACGTGTTCGGGAACCTGCAGCGGGAACACGGACTGGGCAAGGCGGTGAGGACACCCCCGCCCCACTATCAGGATTCCTCCCCTAGAACCCCACGACTCAGCCTGGGGCCCTGCCCTCTCGAGACTGCCATTCTAGCCTTGGGCTTCCTAAGGCTCGTCGGGCGCTTTCCCCATCACTGGTGACATTCACTCCCCCGACtgttccaccccctcccctctgccaggcGGTGGTCAAAGCGCTGGAGCAGCTGGCCCAGCAAGGCAAGATCAAAGAGAAGGTGTACGGCAAGCAGAAGATATACTTTGCAGACCAGGTGAGGGAAACCGGCGCAGATTAGCACCTCGGTGAGAGCTCGGCATTAGGTGAATCAGTCCCTAGTATGAATTCTCCATGAAACTCAGCGGTCTTACACCATTAAAAGGGTCCTAGCCGGCCTTTAAGTCAAAGCGTGCACTGCCTTTGCTGTGATCCAAACTGAAGGAGGTTTCCAGACTTGAAATGTGATAGGTTACAGAAGATCCTGAATTGTTGCTATGGACATCCATTTACGCTTGGAAGTTCTAATTCCCAATCATCTAATGAGGACCACCTctgtcagattattttccttctgtctccaCCTCCTCCTTAAACACAACATTAACTTTGAATCTCTAACCCAGATCTCCACCTGGATGCCTTTCAGTCCCTTCAGAGCCCTCATCACCAAAGTAGAATGCCTCATCTCGCTCCTAAACTGGCTCCTGTTACGTTCTTCTCCCTTAATGGAATCATTCTGCACCGGAGGCCAGAGACtggggagtctttttttttttgctttttagggctgtacctggggcatgtggaagctctcaggctaagggttgaattggagctgtacctgctggcctataccacggttacagccacaccagatttgagctgcatctgcaacctacattgcagctcacagtggcaatgccaggttcctgacccactgagcaaagccagggatagaacccacaccctcatgggtactagttagatttgtttccgctgtgccaccgcgggaactcctggggagtcatttttaacttatttcacgTGCTGAGTCGGCCATCAAGTCCAGCTGTTTTTTCTTGAATCCATCCTTTCTAGCTGCCATCATTGCTCTAGTTCAGGTGCTCCTCATCTATTGCAGTATCCTCCTAACTGATCTGGCTTTCTCAAACACAGCTTAAACGTTACGGCCACAATGATCTATGTACATGCAAATGTAGTCATGCCATTCCCTCCCGTAAACTAATGCTCCCTAGAACAGATAAGAGACTTGGCCCCAGTCTACCTCTAGCCTCCCCTGTCCCTGTCATTTCTCCATCCATCAATTCTagagtatatttttgttttttgtctttagggctgcacccacagcatatggaagttcccagtctaggggctgaatcagagctatagctactggcctatgccatagccacgccacatcccagccgtgtctgtgacctacaccacagctcacagcaacgctggatccttaacccactgaacaaggccagggatcaaacccacaacctcatggatactagccgggttcttaacccgctgagccacaatgggaactccaaatactagactatttattttttatttatttattttgttgttgttgttgttgttgtagttgttgttgttgttgctatttcttgggccgctcctgcggcatatggaggttcccaggctaggggtctaatcagagctgtagccgccggcctacccagagccacagcaacgcgggatccttaacccgctgagcaagggcagggaccgaacccgcaacctcatggttcctagtcggattcgttaaccactgcgccacgacaggaactcccccaaatactAGACTATTTAGATGAGTTTTACTCCTGTGTCCATTGCTCTTTGTCATTCCTCTGcccagagggttttgttttttgggggtttttggccatgcccacagcatgtggaaattcctgggtcgaggattgaacccttgccacagcggtgataatgctgaatccttaaccacctaGGAATGCTGAATCATAGCCACTGGGAAACTCCTCCCCAGagtttttggtccttttttgttttggtttggtttttgtttttaatcttttagggctgcacttgcagcacatggaggtacacaggctaggggtctaattggaaccgtagccactggcctacaccacagccacagcaactcgggatccaagctgcatctgcaacctacaccacagctcacagcaacgccagatccttaacccactgagtgaggctggggttCGAACCTAcctcctcctggatcctagtcaggttcactagccgctgagccacaacaggaattcccatcccCACCActacacctcccctccccccaaggtTTTGAATCCCTTCTTCTTGCCCAGCTCTTACTCATCCCTTCGGATTTCACTCAGGCGTTACCTCCACAAACCTTTCCTGTACGTGCTGATTGCCTTCTTTAAGTGTTTACCTCTTTTCACTCAGTCCCCCTCACAAAGCTGAAGCTCTTCTATGGCGGACCCCATTTCCCATCCCTCTGCCTTTACTGAACCCCCACAGCATTTAACATGCACCATCCAGGCTAATCTCACTGCCTCTGTGGAAGATCCCTTGCAGGACAAGTTGGCAGGTTtgctttctgtaaagggccagacagttaatatttttatgcttTGCTGGCCACATGGCTCTCTCGTCCTGGCTACACAACTGTCACAGGTACTCAAGTCTGCCACATTGTAGAGCAGAACAGCCACAGACAGTACATAAGTGAATGGGCGCGGCTGTgtccatacatttttttcaaaagcatgtGTCTGGGAGGATTTGCCCTGCAGGCTGTAGTTTGCTGCCTCCTGCCCCAAAGGTTTACCTCAGCTGAATGTAGAGTCCAGATGGCCCAGGCTGGCATTCCCGTCCTTTCCATCCTGCTTCCTGTCGCCAACTGACAAGGCCCCTCCCAAACCCAAGCACAGTCTGTCCTATTCAGTATCCTGCACCTCAAAGCCCCACGAGGACAAGAAATAGGTTTCAACTTGCTCTTTTATAGCTTTTTGGGGGGACCAGGACTAAAGTGATTTCTCCAAAGTATCCTCCCCCACTATCTTCCCAGGCCCTTGGGAGGGTTGAGGGGTCCCAGATTCTGCAGTGTATGTGGATGTTGCCTTCCCAGAGGTGGGGTTCCATCCTGTGCCTCACACTagcctgtttttccttttgtctctggCAGGACCAGTTTGACATGGTCAGTGATGCTGACCTCCAAGGCCTGGATGCCAAAATCGTGGCCCTTACTGCGAAGGTGCAGAGCTTGCAGCAGAGCTGCCGCCACATGGAGGCTGGTAGGACTGGGCAGCCCCTAGGAGGGGCCCCTAGCGTCAGGGCCCAGCGGTCAGCAACTACCGGAGtgaagcatttgttttttgtctttttagggctgcacctctggcacatggaagttcccaggctaagggtcgaattggagatacagctgctggcctgcaccacagcaacgccggatccgagctgcacctgtgacctacgctgcaggctggatccttaacccacagagtgaggccagggatcggaccagcatcctcatgcatactagttgggttcttaatctgctgagccacaatgggaactctgtgaagcATTCGTTGACTGCAATGTTTCCTTGTAGCAAAGATCTCTTTGCTTGGCTGCCATAGgcattatattaaaatcaatGTAGTAGaagttctttttatggctcagcaagttaagaagcCAACAGTCTCTGggaggatgaaggtttgaccccaaccttgcttagcgggttaaggatctgacattgtcgtaagctgcagtggaggttgcagatgcaacttggatccagaattgccatgaccgtggtgtaggccagcagcagcagctcagattggacccctagcctaggaacttacatatgcttcaggtgcagccataaaaagaaaaaaataaatgtagtagttccctggtggcctagcggttaaggattccgGCTTGTCACAGCagcttgtcactgccgtggctcaggttcgatctcaggagagaaaaaaaaaattgcataacaggagttcccgttgtggcacagtggttaacgaatccgattaggagccatgaggttgtgggttcggtccctgcccttgctcagtaggttgacaatacggcgttgccgtgagctgtggtgtaggttgcagacgcagctcagatcccgcgttgctgtggctctggcgtgggccggtggctacagctctgattggacccctagcctgggaatctccatatgccgcgggagcggcccaagaaatagcaacaacaacaacaacaaaaaaaaaagacaaaaaaaaaattgcataacaGCTCATGGCTTTTGAAGACAAATGGGCAGAACAGGTAGTTGCCTTCCCTATTGTGACTATCAGTATACAGTTCCCTTATTTCCCtttattctgtttccttcctttttggggggccgaaggctgcccctgcagcatatggaggtgcccaggctaggggtcaaatttgagctccagctgctggcctacaccacagccacagcaacgccagatccttgacccactgagtgaggcctgggatcaaacctgcatctccatggatgctagtcaggttcattactgctgagccacaacaggaactcctttgcttCTGGCTGCAGCTGACAGTCTACTCAAACTCATACCCCCAACTATTTGCAGATGGTAGAgggaaaaaagtagaataaactGATAATTCTCTAAGCCTTAATCTCTCCTGAGATTTGCAGACTATGGGGCCCATTCTGGACCCTGTGTGTAGAGCCCAGAGCAAGGTGGAGGCCTGGTCTCCTGTCTCAGGGCAGCAACTGACCTTCGAGAGATGTGATTTTAGAGCTGAAGGAGTTAACAAGTGCCCTGACCACACCGGAGATGCAGAAGGAGATTCAGGAGTTAAAGAAGGAATGTGCTGGCTACACCGAGAGACTGAAGAACATCAAAGCGGCCACCAACCACGTGACTCCCGAGGAGAAGGAGCAGGTGGGTTGGGAGGCAGGGTAGCGGGGAGGGCTGCTTGAGCAGATTCAAGTGAGGAGGAAGGCTGACCCCAGCGGCAGCTGTGGGGCCAAGGGGTCAGAGGGACCTGTTCCCCTGTCTAGGTgcacagagagaggcagaggtaCTGCAAGGAGTGGAGGAAGCGGAAGAGGATGGTAAGTGGCGGGTGCTCTCCGCGGGCCCTGGACAATGGCAGCCACCGAACCGCGGCTTTGCATCCTGGGGCTGTCAGGCATGCCCAGTAGTGCCCATGAAAAGGGGTGGCTTTGTTTCTTGTCAGGCAACCGAGCTGTTTGATGCAATCCTTGAAGGCTATCCCAGGAGCAAGAAGCAGTTCTTCGTAAGTGCCGCTCTCCCTCCCCGGCTCCGGGCCTTCGTGGGGCCGGTCTCATTCTTGTCTCCCTCTGGCCCACAGGAGGAAGTGGGGATAGAGACAGATGAAGACCACAAGGTCACGCTCCCAGACCCCTGAGGGCGCCTCCAGGAACGGGGCGGAACAGGGCTCTCCTGGACTAGCCGCCTTGTCTAAGTCACCTTTTTTTGTTGTGTCCACTGCTGCCCACCCTTGGGCGTACACCGTGTGCCGGGTGGAGGGGGCGAGCCCCAAGGGGCCCGGAGAGGACGGGCACACTCATTTCATCATCCACGTTTCAACTGTTTGAATTTAACACTTAGACTTGGACAACGCTCGAGGAAAGCATTTGGCAA
The Phacochoerus africanus isolate WHEZ1 chromosome 14, ROS_Pafr_v1, whole genome shotgun sequence DNA segment above includes these coding regions:
- the PSMC3IP gene encoding homologous-pairing protein 2 homolog isoform X1, yielding MSKGRAEAAAGAPGILLKYLQEQNRPYSAQDVFGNLQREHGLGKAAVVKALEQLAQQGKIKEKVYGKQKIYFADQDQFDMVSDADLQGLDAKIVALTAKVQSLQQSCRHMEAELKELTSALTTPEMQKEIQELKKECAGYTERLKNIKAATNHVTPEEKEQVHRERQRYCKEWRKRKRMATELFDAILEGYPRSKKQFFVSAALPPRLRAFVGPVSFLSPSGPQEEVGIETDEDHKVTLPDP
- the PSMC3IP gene encoding homologous-pairing protein 2 homolog isoform X2, producing the protein MSKGRAEAAAGAPGILLKYLQEQNRPYSAQDVFGNLQREHGLGKAAVVKALEQLAQQGKIKEKVYGKQKIYFADQDQFDMVSDADLQGLDAKIVALTAKVQSLQQSCRHMEAELKELTSALTTPEMQKEIQELKKECAGYTERLKNIKAATNHVTPEEKEQVHRERQRYCKEWRKRKRMATELFDAILEGYPRSKKQFFEEVGIETDEDHKVTLPDP